A section of the Glandiceps talaboti chromosome 8, keGlaTala1.1, whole genome shotgun sequence genome encodes:
- the LOC144438973 gene encoding coiled-coil domain-containing protein 138-like, whose amino-acid sequence MYETETDSSSLRGLGSFYKGPTKHSSLETATLDLPTTSRSLQLTETPRSSPSRGSGASPSSGLNSDERKHYNRALRELYKIVQLSSKKIELSEQKLKRRLHQLQVSELELSGEIGDTRTLNEDELDTLRYDSEELAGVSPRLIEKYGRRHHRRKIEDEFSDATSEDRRDNRKQEKKIPVNEIHNELTSIHKKLQRESALLHEKEIQLQEREKAVEEMEQASKAEQTVLLRNAQQEVNRRWMILEEEHKAEIEQMEEILKTKIRESKRLKTSFDTMKQSNDTMKKKISDLQEQNKKLENQSNTMQSRLTNLQRKQELTDRHRDTENIPPLRSLTGGRKTLKELTESGKTQTAKQSKYPNAVYDVLTILLEWVSDVHLGHYGADLSIKSVDMLSSSGLTQERCLKVLPSLVEILHCLPASHSKIHLPCLQFIYWSLISIEQDTGSQKTALSSTYRRLGEELYKPTVVKFVETDRSPGGTVKTFSQPEKTKPGVFFKSTNLHIRFLSSLVILKTLTQVDYLANVFDSLKADLKTDYCKELFVHYQGTAVVLPFMKGSNKAMASNAVDVFLQMSMESGVLSPFLERCSTEIWFRTCSLLLRTPNLNVKMLEKLSIILQKLSKFKSNKRYFEVFSLSNIVQEMQRTLGADNPFLSLNLRSILFNLGAGKTSSATM is encoded by the exons ATGTACGAAACGGAGACGGACAGTTCAAGCTTGCGGGGTCTTGGTTCATTCTACAAG GGACCTACCAAACATTCCAGTCTGGAAACAGCAACTCTTGATTTACCAACTACATCAAGAAGTCTACAGT TGACAGAAACACCAAGAAGCTCACCCAGCAGAGGGTCAGGTGCCTCACCATCATCTGGACTTAACAGCGATGAACGCAAACATTACAACAGAGCTTTGAGAGAACTCTACAAAATAGTGCAGCTAAGCAGTAAGAAAATAGAATTATCCGAACAGAAATTAAAAAGACGACTTCATCAACTACAAGTGTCAGAGTTGGAATTGAGTGGTG AAATTGGAGATACAAGGACCTTGAATGAAGATGAATTAGATACTTTGCGATATGACAGTGAGGAGCTAGCAGGCGTGTCACCACGACTCATTGAGAAATATGGTCGTCGACATCATCGGAGGAAGATTGAGGATGAATTTAGTGATGCAACAAGTGAAGACAGGAGAGATAACAGAAAACAAGAGAAGAAAATACCTGTCAATGAAATCCATAATGAACTTACCAGTATTCATAAAAAATTACAG AGAGAAAGTGCTCTGCTACATGAGAAGGAGATACAGCTACAAGAAAGAGAGAAGGCAGTAGAAGAAATGGAACAAGCTAGTAAAGCTGAACAAACTGTCTTATTGAGAAATGCACAGCAAGAAGTGAATAGACGGTGGATGATTTTAGAAGAG GAACATAAAGCTGAAATTGAGCAAATGGAAGAGATTTTGAAAACTAAGATCCGGGAATCGAAAAGATTGAAGACTTCATTTGATACAATGAAGCAATCCAATGATACCATGAAGAAAAAA ATTTCAGATCTCCAGGAGCAGAACAAGAAACTTGAAAACCAGTCCAATACTATGCAAAGTAGACTGACCAATCTACAGAGAAAACAGGaactaacagacagacacagagacacagaaaaTATTCCACCACTCAGGTCATTGACTGGGGGTAGGAAAACATTGAAAGAATTAACAGAGAGTGGTAAAACACAAACTGCTAAACAGTCAAAG TATCCTAATGCTGTGTATGATGTTCTAACTATACTACTGGAATGGGTAAGTGACGTACATCTCGGTCACTATGGTGCAGATCTTTCCATCAAATCTGTAGACATGCTGTCATCAAGTGGACTCACCCAGGAAAGGTGTCTCAAG GTTCTTCCTTCACTGGTAGAAATACTACACTGTTTACCTGCTAGCCATTCAAAGATTCATCTACCATGTCTACAATTTATCTACTGGTCTTTGATATCCATTGAACAAGACACAGGCTCACAG AAAACTGCCCTATCATCCACCTATCGTAGACTGGGTGAAGAGTTATACAAACCAACTGTTGTCAAATTTGTGGAGACAGATAGAAGTCCAGGTGGTACTGTAAAAACATTCAGCCAACCAGAGAAGACCAAACCAGGTGTTTTCTTCAAGAgcactaatttacatataaggTTCCTGTCATCATTGGTCATTCTGAAAACTCTGACTCAAG TTGACTACTTGGCCAATGTGTTTGACTCCTTGAAGGCAGACTTAAAGACTGACTACTGCAAGGAATTGTTTGTACACTACCAAGGTACAGCTGTTGTACTCCCATTTATGAAGGGTAGTAATAAAGCCATGGCTAGCAATGCTGTCGATGTCTTCCTACAGATGTCCATGGAATCAG GTGTGTTGTCACCATTTCTGGAAAGATGTAGTACAGAAATCTGGTTCCGTACCTGTTCATTACTTCTCCGAACTCCTAATCTCAATGTTAAGATGTTGGAGAAACTCAGCATTATTCTtcagaaactttcaaagtttaA GAGTAACAAGAGATACTTTGAAGTGTTCTCCCTGTCTAACATAGTGCAAGAGATGCAGAGAACACTTGGTGCTGACAACCCCTTCCTGTCTCTCAACCTGCGTTCCATATTATTTAACTTGGGTGCTGGAAAGACTTCCTCTGCTACAATGTGA